A portion of the Sphingobacterium spiritivorum genome contains these proteins:
- the lpxB gene encoding lipid-A-disaccharide synthase, which produces MRYYLIAGETSGDLHGANLIEALKKEDSQAEFRIVGGNQMQTATGQSALIHTSEMAFMGFVEVIKNLSTISRNLKTVKKDLLAYRPDTVILIDFPGFNLKIAEFAKKHGIKVCYYISPKIWAWNQKRVYKIRRVVDHMFCILPFEVDFYKKFNMKVDYVGNPLLDAIDKYRFNPDFKRDNDLNERNIIALLPGSRKMEIERILPEMVRLYFLFPAHQFVIAGAPNFDKAYYEQYTQDLPIKVVFDQTYDLLRNSEAAVVTSGTATLETGILKVPQVVVYKANALSVKIARLVIKVKFISLVNLINDYLSVIELIQEDCTDFEIANELALLINDKEHRASVMENYEVLASKLGTPGASENTAKLIVKYLTE; this is translated from the coding sequence ATGAGATACTACCTTATTGCCGGAGAAACTTCAGGAGATTTACACGGTGCAAATTTGATTGAAGCACTGAAAAAAGAAGACAGTCAGGCTGAATTCCGGATAGTCGGCGGAAATCAGATGCAGACTGCTACAGGTCAATCGGCTCTGATTCACACTTCTGAAATGGCATTCATGGGATTTGTAGAAGTTATCAAAAATCTGAGCACGATTTCCAGAAATCTGAAAACAGTAAAAAAAGATCTTTTGGCTTATCGTCCGGATACTGTTATTCTTATTGATTTCCCTGGTTTTAATCTCAAAATAGCCGAGTTTGCAAAAAAACATGGCATCAAAGTATGCTATTACATTTCTCCCAAGATATGGGCCTGGAATCAGAAAAGAGTGTATAAGATTCGTCGTGTAGTAGACCATATGTTTTGTATTCTTCCTTTCGAAGTAGACTTTTATAAAAAATTCAACATGAAAGTGGATTACGTTGGAAATCCCCTTTTAGATGCAATAGATAAATATCGTTTTAATCCGGATTTCAAAAGAGATAACGATCTGAACGAACGTAATATCATCGCTTTGCTTCCCGGAAGCCGTAAAATGGAGATAGAACGCATATTACCGGAAATGGTAAGGTTGTATTTTCTTTTTCCGGCACATCAGTTTGTAATAGCTGGTGCGCCAAATTTCGACAAAGCCTATTACGAACAATACACTCAGGACCTTCCTATAAAAGTTGTTTTTGATCAGACTTATGATCTTCTGCGCAATTCGGAAGCTGCTGTAGTAACAAGCGGAACGGCAACATTGGAAACCGGAATTCTTAAAGTACCTCAGGTTGTCGTATACAAAGCCAATGCTTTAAGTGTGAAAATTGCCCGGTTGGTAATTAAAGTAAAATTCATTTCCCTTGTAAATCTTATCAATGATTATCTGTCGGTAATAGAGCTTATTCAGGAAGACTGTACAGATTTTGAAATTGCCAATGAACTGGCTTTACTGATTAATGATAAAGAACACAGAGCCAGTGTAATGGAGAATTATGAGGTATTAGCCTCTAAATTAGGGACTCCGGGTGCTTCTGAAAATACAGCAAAGCTGATTGTTAAGTATCTAACTGAATGA
- a CDS encoding DUF3810 domain-containing protein, producing the protein MKSQLKRSGIVSLILIVLIVVFTLWQSNTRAVEMIFSRGLYPVFSFIPGTFFGYIPFSIGDIFYCTAIGFLAFMSVQTVCLLFKRKFYPALLRFSKLINLGLVLYVFFYLSWGMNYYRQSVSRNADIRVDSLKLADYLEVLDRFIDTTNTLRENVNPKVWKGKGQQIEEDMVATVQNDTTFRSFLSVSNVRAKSPLNSQLVSYVGVSGYFNPFTHEAHVNTAMPEVAKPFTYVHELAHQQGIGFEDEANFIAFVRLQHHPNEFYRYSAYLQCVTYMLRELRGIDRGVFESYRNRLSEKIESDLEEERVFWKTYMSWINDLTALFYNQYLQHNNQAEGIARYNRMTRLVLAYELQKKGCR; encoded by the coding sequence ATGAAAAGCCAGCTGAAAAGATCCGGAATTGTATCGCTGATATTGATTGTTCTGATTGTAGTGTTTACGCTATGGCAGAGCAATACACGTGCTGTAGAAATGATCTTTTCAAGAGGATTGTATCCGGTATTTTCCTTTATTCCGGGCACTTTTTTCGGATATATACCTTTTAGCATCGGAGATATTTTTTATTGTACAGCGATCGGTTTCCTAGCGTTTATGTCTGTACAGACAGTCTGTTTATTATTCAAAAGGAAATTTTATCCTGCTTTGCTCCGTTTTTCAAAGCTCATCAATCTGGGATTGGTTTTATATGTCTTTTTTTATCTAAGCTGGGGAATGAACTATTACAGACAGTCTGTCTCCCGCAATGCAGATATACGTGTCGACAGTCTGAAACTGGCGGATTACCTGGAAGTACTGGATCGCTTTATCGATACAACCAACACGCTTCGGGAAAACGTCAATCCGAAAGTATGGAAAGGAAAAGGGCAGCAAATAGAGGAAGATATGGTTGCAACAGTACAGAATGATACCACATTCCGGTCCTTCTTATCCGTGTCCAATGTACGCGCGAAATCTCCGCTAAACAGCCAACTGGTTTCGTACGTAGGTGTATCGGGATACTTTAATCCTTTTACGCATGAAGCGCATGTTAATACAGCTATGCCAGAAGTTGCCAAACCATTTACTTATGTACACGAACTGGCTCATCAGCAGGGGATAGGTTTTGAAGATGAAGCTAATTTTATTGCTTTTGTGCGCTTGCAGCATCATCCAAATGAATTTTACAGATACTCAGCCTATTTACAATGCGTGACATATATGCTCCGTGAGCTTCGTGGTATAGACAGGGGGGTATTTGAATCATACCGTAACAGATTATCAGAGAAGATCGAAAGTGACCTCGAGGAAGAGCGTGTTTTCTGGAAAACATACATGAGCTGGATCAACGATCTCACGGCCTTGTTTTACAATCAGTATCTGCAACACAACAATCAGGCTGAAGGGATAGCGAGATACAACCGGATGACGCGTCTTGTACTCGCCTATGAACTCCAAAAGAAAGGATGCAGATAG
- a CDS encoding RNA polymerase sigma factor, giving the protein MSDKQSSSLPEVVRNYGAQLLRFIKGKVKKVEDAEDILQEVWYQTSRLSNIDQLENVSAWLYSITRNKITDLYRKKKTDAIEDHTYMDDEGELKIKEILLADDSNNAELKMFKEVFWEELMKALDELPEKQRDVFVLNEIEDMTLQQIADQQGENIKTIISRKGYAVKHLRLRLNMLYEELKY; this is encoded by the coding sequence ATGTCTGATAAACAATCTTCTTCACTTCCGGAGGTCGTTCGTAACTATGGCGCCCAATTGCTTCGTTTTATAAAGGGAAAAGTGAAGAAAGTGGAAGATGCCGAAGATATTCTGCAGGAAGTCTGGTATCAGACCAGTCGCTTGTCTAATATCGATCAGCTGGAAAATGTGAGTGCATGGTTATATTCTATTACGCGTAATAAGATTACAGATCTGTACCGCAAGAAAAAAACAGATGCCATAGAAGATCATACCTATATGGATGATGAAGGAGAGCTGAAAATCAAAGAGATATTATTAGCTGACGACTCTAATAATGCAGAGCTGAAGATGTTTAAGGAAGTGTTTTGGGAGGAGCTGATGAAAGCGTTGGATGAACTGCCCGAGAAACAAAGAGATGTATTTGTGCTTAATGAAATAGAGGATATGACATTACAACAAATTGCCGATCAGCAGGGAGAAAATATTAAAACGATTATTAGCCGCAAAGGGTATGCGGTAAAACATCTTCGTCTGCGCTTAAATATGCTTTACGAAGAACTTAAATATTAA
- a CDS encoding Hsp20/alpha crystallin family protein, translated as MFYKTNNTSDHSAKYGHFKNKFEQKFGKLRDEFMNGEHPFASACSDRKNNIPANISENEEFFTLQLYAAGYQKDRFKVAVKDSVLTVSYDPSEEETRVTYMYQEFSAGAFERSFQLNNQVATSRISASYEDGILTVILPKDLENITPPQEIRVG; from the coding sequence ATGTTCTATAAAACTAATAATACATCAGATCATTCCGCAAAGTACGGACATTTCAAGAATAAATTTGAGCAAAAATTCGGCAAATTAAGAGACGAGTTTATGAATGGTGAACATCCTTTTGCCAGTGCATGTTCGGATAGAAAAAATAATATTCCTGCTAATATCTCAGAAAACGAAGAATTCTTTACCCTTCAACTCTATGCAGCAGGTTACCAAAAAGATCGGTTCAAAGTAGCGGTAAAGGATAGTGTGCTTACGGTAAGCTACGATCCTTCTGAAGAAGAGACGCGTGTCACTTACATGTATCAAGAATTTTCGGCAGGTGCTTTCGAACGTTCTTTTCAGTTAAATAATCAGGTTGCTACCTCCAGAATATCTGCAAGTTATGAAGATGGTATTCTGACTGTTATCCTTCCCAAGGATCTGGAAAATATCACACCTCCTCAGGAGATACGAGTAGGTTAA